In the genome of Gammaproteobacteria bacterium, one region contains:
- the clpP gene encoding ATP-dependent Clp endopeptidase proteolytic subunit ClpP: MPDYLDTQANLVPMVVEQSARGERAYDIYSRLLKERVIFVVGPIEDHMANLIVAQLLFLESENPDKDISLYINSPGGSVTAGLAIYDTMQFIKPDVSTLCTGQAASMGAILLAGGCAGKRYGLPHSRVMIHQPLGGFQGQATDFEIHAKEILAVRSRLNKLLAHHTGKKESSIDRDTERDNFMSADESVDYGIIDQVLASRAEPDEKGATE, translated from the coding sequence ATGCCCGATTACCTGGATACACAGGCTAACCTGGTGCCAATGGTCGTAGAGCAATCCGCGCGCGGTGAACGGGCCTATGACATTTACTCCCGGCTACTCAAGGAGCGGGTTATTTTTGTGGTTGGTCCAATCGAGGACCATATGGCAAACCTGATTGTCGCTCAGCTACTGTTTCTGGAATCCGAAAATCCGGACAAGGACATTTCGCTTTATATCAACAGCCCTGGCGGTTCGGTAACCGCCGGTCTTGCAATTTACGATACAATGCAATTCATCAAACCTGACGTGAGCACGCTATGCACCGGACAGGCAGCCAGTATGGGAGCGATCCTGTTGGCCGGCGGATGTGCCGGTAAACGTTACGGTTTACCGCATTCGCGGGTCATGATTCATCAGCCGCTGGGCGGATTCCAGGGACAGGCAACGGATTTCGAGATTCATGCGAAGGAAATTCTAGCGGTCAGATCACGACTGAACAAGCTGCTAGCCCACCATACCGGCAAGAAGGAAAGCAGCATTGACCGCGACACCGAGCGCGACAACTTCATGAGCGCAGATGAGTCAGTTGATTACGGTATTATCGATCAAGTTTTGGCATCTCGTGCCGAACCAGATGAGAAGGGTGCCACAGAATAG